Proteins from a single region of Desulfovibrio sp.:
- a CDS encoding molybdopterin molybdotransferase MoeA, giving the protein MSQTRQLVTSSGHARLAVFAPERESLPLEEALDLLLRHAPTVTASEEVPLFDADGRICFAHVRADLPQPPYDRVQVDGYALRSADITDASPERPVMLLVTQHLYAGDAPGLPLEPGQAARVTTGAVLPQGADCVVWQEDTLADSQTVVISRSLAALRNCRMCGQDMEAGSLLAESGDVLHSGTLSLLAGQGHAHVRVFCRPRVSLLATGSELVLPGAPLPQGGIYNISSTLLGLRLRKMGARIVHMATKGDDRRELQAYLAEMLAGSDLVITTGGASVGPRDLVPAIAAELAAQQGGSLLFQGLRLKPGSMTLGAALPQTLLLGLSGNPVAAAATFGLLAVPVLKKISGATRFAPVRQKAVARNDFGSFRKDERRIVLARLEGKDVYFARDARRMGQPALCDDCNCFVDIPAGSNPVRKGMEVDIILP; this is encoded by the coding sequence ATGAGCCAAACCCGGCAACTTGTTACGTCGAGCGGGCATGCCCGACTTGCCGTCTTTGCGCCAGAGCGGGAAAGTCTGCCGCTGGAAGAAGCCCTTGATCTGCTTTTGCGGCACGCGCCCACGGTGACCGCGTCGGAAGAAGTCCCCCTTTTTGACGCCGATGGCCGCATATGTTTTGCCCATGTGCGCGCCGACTTGCCCCAACCTCCTTACGATCGGGTTCAGGTGGATGGCTATGCCCTGCGCAGTGCCGACATTACCGACGCCTCGCCGGAACGCCCCGTCATGCTGCTGGTGACCCAGCACCTCTATGCCGGGGACGCGCCGGGCCTCCCTCTTGAACCCGGTCAGGCGGCACGGGTCACCACCGGCGCTGTGCTGCCGCAGGGCGCAGACTGCGTCGTGTGGCAGGAGGACACCCTGGCCGACAGCCAGACCGTGGTTATTTCACGCAGCCTGGCCGCCCTGCGCAACTGCCGCATGTGTGGGCAGGACATGGAAGCTGGCAGCCTGCTTGCCGAAAGCGGCGACGTGCTGCACAGCGGCACGCTCAGCCTGCTGGCTGGTCAGGGGCATGCCCATGTGCGCGTTTTTTGCCGCCCCAGGGTCAGCCTGCTGGCAACAGGCAGCGAACTTGTTCTGCCCGGCGCGCCGCTGCCGCAGGGCGGCATTTACAATATCAGCAGCACCCTGCTGGGTCTGCGCCTGCGCAAAATGGGCGCGCGCATCGTGCATATGGCGACAAAGGGCGACGACCGGCGGGAACTGCAGGCATATCTGGCAGAAATGCTGGCCGGGAGCGACCTTGTGATCACCACCGGCGGCGCCTCGGTGGGGCCAAGAGATCTTGTGCCCGCCATAGCCGCAGAGCTTGCGGCGCAACAGGGCGGCAGCCTGCTGTTTCAGGGTTTGCGCCTCAAGCCTGGCTCCATGACGCTGGGCGCGGCCCTGCCGCAAACACTGCTGCTGGGGCTTTCGGGTAATCCTGTGGCGGCAGCCGCCACCTTTGGACTGCTGGCTGTTCCGGTACTGAAAAAAATCAGCGGGGCGACACGCTTTGCGCCGGTGCGGCAAAAGGCCGTGGCCCGCAACGATTTTGGCTCGTTCCGCAAGGACGAACGGCGCATCGTGCTGGCGCGCCTTGAGGGCAAGGACGTGTACTTTGCCAGAGACGCCCGGCGCATGGGCCAACCGGCCCTGTGCGACGACTGCAACTGCTTTGTGGATATTCCCGCTGGCAGCAATCCGGTGCGCAAAGGCATGGAGGTAGACATCATTCTGCCCTGA
- the fdhF gene encoding formate dehydrogenase subunit alpha, giving the protein MKKVIEVCPYCASGCKINLLVENGKVVGAEGANGLTNQGALCLKGLYGWDFINDTKILTPRVKNPMIRRKRGGDFEAVSWDTAIDYAASRLTAIKNDFGPDSIMVSGSSRSTGNETNYIMQKFARAALGTNNVDCCARVUHGPSVAGLQQSVGNGAMSNSIVEIEDTKCIFIFGWNPADSHPIIARRVVKAKEKGATIIVCDPRKIETARIADLHVPLKNGSNVAFVNALMHVIIHEGLADTEFIEKHTTGFEELKAIVDNYAPETVTEVTGIDAETIRKTARMYATAPDGAGIYWGMGVCQFYQGVETVRALTSMALITGNLGKPHTGVAPVRGQNNVQGACDMGALPNVFVGYQSVLDPAMREKFAKAWGVPVERMSPKVGHYLSEVASSAASGRLKAFYCMGEDPLQTEPDLPGVRSGFSKLDLLIVQDCFMTKTAAVADVIFPTTTWGEHEGVYSAADRGFQRFYKAVEPKGDVKVDWDIICRLSTAMGYPMRYNNTKEIWDELISLSPKYAEATYEKLDADGGLGYIQWPCTKDAPNGTQVLYAQPDGSIKFETPDGLGHLFTVDWVSPVEKTSSEFPLVLSTVREVGHYSCRSMTGNCKALAALADEPGFVQMNDKDAEALGIRDHELVWVQSHHSKVITRAQVSPRTNQGAVYMTYQWWVGACNELVGEVLSPITKTPEYKYVPVRVEKIEDQTWAESYVVQVYSELKQRLRKEKADGSVQKVPA; this is encoded by the coding sequence ATGAAAAAAGTAATAGAAGTCTGCCCGTACTGCGCTTCGGGCTGCAAGATCAACCTGCTGGTTGAAAATGGCAAGGTTGTGGGCGCCGAAGGCGCCAACGGCCTGACCAACCAGGGGGCTCTGTGTCTTAAGGGTCTGTATGGCTGGGACTTTATCAACGACACAAAAATCCTTACCCCAAGGGTCAAGAACCCCATGATCCGCCGCAAGCGCGGCGGCGATTTTGAGGCCGTCTCGTGGGATACGGCCATCGACTACGCCGCATCGCGCCTCACGGCCATCAAAAATGACTTTGGCCCCGATTCCATCATGGTATCCGGGTCCTCGCGTTCCACCGGCAACGAAACCAACTACATAATGCAAAAATTCGCCCGCGCGGCTCTCGGCACCAATAATGTCGACTGCTGCGCGCGGGTCTGACACGGCCCATCGGTTGCAGGTCTGCAACAATCCGTCGGCAATGGCGCAATGAGCAACTCCATTGTGGAGATTGAAGATACCAAATGCATATTCATCTTTGGCTGGAATCCGGCAGATTCCCATCCAATCATCGCCCGCAGGGTGGTGAAAGCCAAGGAAAAAGGGGCGACCATCATTGTCTGTGACCCGCGCAAGATTGAAACTGCGCGCATCGCCGACCTGCATGTGCCCCTGAAAAACGGTTCCAATGTGGCCTTCGTCAATGCCCTGATGCACGTCATCATCCATGAGGGTCTGGCCGACACGGAGTTCATAGAAAAGCACACCACGGGTTTTGAAGAACTCAAGGCCATTGTGGACAACTATGCTCCCGAAACGGTTACGGAAGTAACGGGCATAGACGCGGAAACCATTCGCAAGACCGCCCGCATGTATGCCACTGCCCCCGATGGGGCAGGCATATACTGGGGCATGGGCGTATGCCAGTTCTATCAGGGCGTGGAAACCGTGCGGGCACTGACCTCCATGGCTCTGATTACCGGCAACCTGGGCAAACCCCACACCGGCGTTGCGCCGGTGCGCGGGCAAAACAACGTGCAGGGCGCCTGCGACATGGGCGCGCTGCCCAACGTGTTTGTGGGTTACCAGAGTGTGCTCGACCCAGCCATGCGCGAGAAATTCGCCAAGGCCTGGGGCGTTCCTGTCGAGCGCATGTCGCCAAAGGTTGGCCATTACCTGAGCGAAGTCGCCTCAAGCGCTGCCTCAGGCAGGCTCAAGGCCTTCTACTGCATGGGTGAAGACCCCTTGCAGACAGAACCTGACCTTCCCGGCGTGCGCAGTGGTTTCAGCAAGCTTGACCTGCTCATCGTGCAGGACTGCTTTATGACCAAGACCGCAGCCGTGGCCGACGTGATCTTTCCTACGACCACGTGGGGCGAACACGAAGGCGTGTATTCGGCTGCCGACCGTGGTTTCCAGCGCTTCTACAAGGCTGTGGAACCGAAGGGCGATGTAAAGGTGGATTGGGACATCATCTGCCGCTTGTCCACGGCCATGGGCTATCCCATGCGCTACAACAACACCAAGGAGATCTGGGACGAACTGATCTCGCTTTCGCCCAAGTATGCGGAAGCGACCTATGAAAAACTCGATGCAGACGGCGGGCTTGGCTACATTCAGTGGCCTTGCACCAAGGATGCCCCCAACGGCACCCAGGTGCTTTATGCCCAGCCTGACGGCAGCATCAAGTTTGAAACCCCCGACGGTCTGGGACACCTGTTTACGGTGGACTGGGTTTCGCCGGTGGAAAAAACCAGCTCCGAGTTCCCGCTGGTGCTCTCTACCGTGCGCGAAGTGGGCCACTACTCCTGCCGCTCCATGACTGGCAACTGCAAGGCTCTGGCGGCACTGGCGGACGAACCCGGCTTTGTGCAGATGAACGACAAGGATGCGGAAGCCCTCGGCATCCGCGACCATGAACTTGTATGGGTGCAGTCGCACCACTCCAAGGTCATCACCCGGGCGCAGGTCAGCCCACGCACCAACCAGGGCGCGGTGTACATGACCTACCAGTGGTGGGTCGGCGCATGCAACGAATTGGTGGGCGAGGTGCTAAGCCCCATCACCAAGACGCCGGAATACAAGTATGTGCCTGTCCGTGTTGAAAAAATAGAGGATCAAACCTGGGCCGAAAGCTATGTTGTGCAGGTGTATAGCGAACTGAAGCAGCGCCTGCGCAAAGAAAAGGCCGACGGTTCAGTCCAGAAAGTCCCTGCCTGA
- a CDS encoding DUF4125 family protein, whose product MDGNRHWNEELQAALDLLAQGRPEDCTAKLRTLLRSCDNAPLCRAMALEGLARALFAQRQAAEAVAALEESLALLGVAAGPSSPLTLGVMQNLAHLRLELGDMEGSAALGQEAVRACKAAFGERSPRVASALLHLSAAYYRKKDWHTAEDILLQAKGIWEELARASGVPDQQLGTCLNNLGRLYEERGLTDQGIALHRQAVALRQSVLGDHEDTAFSLGNLGVALASAGQWDEAVSMLEAAVACYGRLGKGTGSEVASYRKNLDLCRRALAEQAGAAQICQAEPDDRAALLAEIIERELVMFLATPNEGGPASCQQRPDSFRLMRRMAHEPLSRATLASYLEDLRHAEAEGRNVMIEKYARMDNRLPPLKDGPLLDAIADAEAAFMREASARYPHVIISDGSAAFKNYLRCELETLSPATLELYAQDLERARGEGRNTAMERYSCLARLLGKGSLEDFEKAAQAAARR is encoded by the coding sequence ATGGATGGCAACAGGCATTGGAATGAAGAGTTGCAGGCCGCACTGGATCTGCTGGCGCAGGGCCGCCCTGAAGACTGCACCGCCAAATTGCGTACCCTACTGCGGTCTTGCGACAACGCCCCCTTGTGCCGGGCGATGGCTCTTGAAGGATTGGCGCGCGCCCTGTTCGCACAGCGTCAGGCTGCCGAGGCTGTGGCTGCCCTTGAAGAAAGCCTTGCCTTGCTTGGTGTTGCTGCCGGGCCTTCCTCTCCGTTGACGCTGGGCGTCATGCAGAATCTGGCCCACCTTCGGCTGGAATTGGGTGATATGGAAGGAAGCGCGGCCTTGGGGCAGGAAGCCGTCAGGGCCTGCAAAGCGGCCTTTGGCGAGCGGTCTCCACGTGTGGCCAGCGCGCTTTTGCATCTTTCCGCAGCGTATTACCGCAAAAAGGATTGGCATACCGCCGAAGATATCCTTTTGCAGGCCAAGGGCATCTGGGAAGAACTTGCCCGCGCATCAGGCGTGCCCGATCAGCAGTTGGGAACGTGCCTGAACAATCTTGGACGCCTCTATGAGGAGCGCGGCCTGACCGATCAGGGCATTGCCCTGCACCGCCAGGCTGTGGCCCTGCGGCAGAGCGTTTTGGGCGATCACGAAGACACGGCTTTTTCACTGGGCAACCTGGGCGTGGCGCTGGCCTCTGCCGGTCAGTGGGACGAGGCCGTCAGTATGCTGGAAGCCGCTGTGGCCTGTTATGGCCGCCTTGGCAAGGGAACTGGCTCGGAGGTTGCAAGCTACAGGAAAAACCTTGATCTGTGTCGCCGTGCCCTGGCGGAGCAGGCCGGAGCTGCGCAGATCTGCCAGGCTGAACCGGATGACCGTGCGGCCTTGCTGGCCGAGATCATTGAAAGAGAGCTTGTCATGTTTCTGGCGACGCCCAATGAGGGCGGTCCCGCCTCGTGCCAGCAGCGGCCCGACAGTTTCAGGCTCATGCGGCGCATGGCGCACGAACCCCTGAGCCGGGCCACGCTTGCCTCGTATCTGGAAGACCTGCGCCATGCTGAAGCCGAGGGGCGCAATGTCATGATTGAAAAATACGCCCGCATGGATAACCGCCTGCCGCCGCTGAAAGACGGCCCCCTGCTGGACGCAATCGCCGATGCCGAGGCCGCCTTCATGCGCGAGGCCTCTGCCAGATATCCGCATGTCATCATCTCTGACGGCAGTGCGGCCTTTAAAAATTATCTGCGCTGCGAACTGGAAACCCTTTCGCCCGCAACTCTGGAACTGTATGCGCAGGATCTGGAGCGCGCCCGGGGTGAGGGCCGCAATACTGCAATGGAGCGGTATTCCTGTCTTGCTCGCCTGCTGGGCAAGGGCAGCCTGGAAGACTTTGAAAAAGCCGCGCAGGCCGCTGCCAGACGCTGA
- a CDS encoding 4Fe-4S dicluster domain-containing protein, whose product MKKRIAANPGRCIGCRTCEIACALAHSELRIEDMTASDFKARVAILKYEDISTPVACRQCEDAPCAAACPCGAIVVNSESVTVLRHKCIGCKACIMACPYGVMRVTSHRVRRTVCGKPLGYSQKALAQKCDLCASVPEGPSCVRACPTNVLFVVEDETVQPAGTVAFQ is encoded by the coding sequence ATGAAAAAACGCATAGCGGCCAACCCGGGGCGGTGCATAGGCTGCCGCACCTGTGAGATAGCCTGCGCCCTGGCGCACAGTGAACTGCGTATCGAAGACATGACCGCCTCTGACTTCAAGGCCAGGGTTGCGATTTTGAAGTACGAAGACATCAGCACGCCGGTGGCCTGCCGCCAGTGTGAGGACGCCCCCTGCGCCGCCGCCTGTCCCTGCGGGGCCATTGTGGTGAACAGCGAAAGCGTCACTGTGCTGCGTCACAAGTGCATAGGCTGCAAGGCCTGCATCATGGCCTGTCCTTACGGGGTCATGCGGGTCACAAGCCACAGGGTACGCCGCACGGTTTGCGGCAAACCGCTGGGCTACAGCCAGAAGGCCCTGGCGCAAAAGTGCGACCTGTGCGCCAGCGTGCCCGAAGGCCCCTCCTGCGTGCGGGCCTGCCCCACCAACGTGCTCTTTGTGGTGGAGGATGAAACGGTGCAGCCCGCAGGAACTGTCGCATTTCAATGA
- a CDS encoding NADH-quinone oxidoreductase subunit B family protein encodes MSIVPYAYATGVSHYKTEPVSVEDSVAALKAALLQRIQRSAYVYRIDCGGCNGCEIEIFASITSIFDAERFGIKVVPSPRHADILLFTGAVTRAMRMPALRAFHNAPDPKICVSYGACGCSGGIFHDMYCVWGGSDKIVPIDVYIPGCPPTPQATIYGLAMALGLLDQKLKEHNHEESGAAAPAPLLPDAPLDIRVRIEREARLLAGYRQGREISDRFFTCLEAGSTAALEGNLQKWIRDADDPRLTEILFRLREMFFDSLNMNQDQGICHD; translated from the coding sequence ATGTCCATTGTACCCTATGCCTACGCGACCGGTGTTTCACACTATAAAACCGAGCCTGTCAGCGTGGAGGATTCCGTAGCGGCGCTCAAGGCTGCGCTCTTGCAGCGCATTCAGCGCTCCGCCTATGTCTACCGTATCGACTGCGGCGGCTGCAACGGCTGTGAAATTGAAATCTTCGCATCCATCACGTCCATCTTTGATGCGGAGCGCTTCGGCATCAAGGTGGTTCCCTCGCCCCGTCATGCAGACATTCTGCTGTTTACGGGCGCGGTGACCCGCGCCATGCGCATGCCGGCCCTGCGCGCCTTCCACAACGCGCCGGATCCCAAGATCTGCGTATCCTACGGCGCGTGCGGGTGCAGCGGCGGCATATTCCACGACATGTATTGCGTATGGGGCGGCAGCGACAAGATCGTGCCCATCGACGTGTACATTCCCGGCTGCCCGCCCACCCCGCAGGCCACCATTTATGGCCTTGCCATGGCCCTCGGTCTGCTGGATCAGAAACTCAAGGAACACAATCACGAGGAATCCGGCGCAGCAGCCCCCGCCCCTCTGCTGCCCGACGCTCCGCTGGACATCCGCGTGCGGATTGAACGTGAGGCGCGCCTGCTGGCGGGCTACCGTCAGGGCAGGGAAATCAGCGACCGCTTCTTCACCTGCCTGGAGGCAGGCAGCACGGCGGCCCTTGAAGGCAACCTGCAAAAGTGGATTCGCGATGCCGATGACCCACGCCTGACGGAGATTCTCTTCCGTCTGCGCGAGATGTTTTTCGACAGCCTGAACATGAATCAGGATCAGGGGATCTGCCATGACTGA
- a CDS encoding formate hydrogenlyase complex iron-sulfur subunit: MLKLLKIIREAGEATIKYPFAPAEFTPTFRGKPEYDPKRCIACAACAIACPPNALTIETNLETGVRTWQFSAGRCIFCGRCEEVCPTRALHLSQEFELAVMRKDDLYERCTFSLCHCSQCGTAFAPQKEVDYALALTMQADGITEEDPDQRRQFETCPQCKRKQTLGLKPRQEV, translated from the coding sequence ATGCTGAAATTACTCAAAATAATCCGTGAAGCGGGCGAGGCAACGATCAAGTATCCGTTCGCGCCTGCCGAATTCACGCCCACATTCCGCGGCAAGCCGGAATACGACCCCAAGCGCTGCATTGCCTGCGCAGCCTGTGCCATCGCCTGCCCGCCCAATGCCCTGACCATCGAAACCAATCTGGAAACGGGCGTGCGCACCTGGCAGTTCTCCGCCGGGCGCTGCATCTTTTGCGGCCGGTGCGAAGAGGTTTGCCCCACCAGGGCCCTGCACCTCTCGCAGGAATTTGAACTTGCCGTCATGCGCAAGGACGATCTGTACGAACGCTGCACCTTCAGCCTGTGCCACTGCAGCCAGTGCGGCACGGCCTTTGCCCCGCAAAAGGAAGTGGACTACGCCCTGGCCCTGACCATGCAGGCGGACGGCATTACGGAAGAAGACCCCGACCAGCGGCGGCAGTTCGAGACCTGCCCCCAGTGCAAACGCAAGCAGACCCTCGGCCTCAAGCCCCGGCAGGAGGTATAG
- the hycI gene encoding hydrogenase maturation peptidase HycI, with translation MTAPAPQTCSLVLTVGNSLMGDDGAGPLLCERLEAAPVPGWTVIDGGSMPENVTYAVKAMKPQRLLIVDVAALGLAPGEIRFVDKERIRGMGIASTHNMPLSFIMDELEQVIEQVVFLGIQPQEVGFCLPVTDAVQQAVDRIHAGLAEGLVDIPWLA, from the coding sequence ATGACCGCCCCCGCACCCCAGACCTGCAGCCTGGTGCTGACCGTGGGCAACAGCCTGATGGGCGACGACGGCGCAGGTCCGCTTTTGTGCGAACGCCTGGAGGCTGCGCCCGTGCCGGGCTGGACTGTCATAGACGGCGGCTCCATGCCCGAAAACGTCACCTATGCCGTCAAGGCCATGAAGCCGCAGCGCCTGCTTATTGTGGACGTTGCCGCGCTGGGGCTGGCCCCCGGTGAAATACGCTTTGTGGACAAGGAACGCATCCGGGGCATGGGCATAGCCAGTACACATAACATGCCGCTTTCATTCATTATGGATGAACTGGAACAGGTAATAGAACAGGTTGTGTTTCTGGGCATTCAGCCACAGGAGGTGGGCTTTTGCCTGCCAGTGACCGATGCCGTGCAGCAGGCGGTGGATCGCATCCACGCCGGGCTGGCAGAAGGTCTTGTTGACATTCCCTGGCTGGCCTGA
- a CDS encoding sigma 54-interacting transcriptional regulator: MVTPPPIPPGRTPPAGFFTATTTEMVKNTAIVWQEALLAASRILPLQKDIPSLLRMLKHCCDSLMAFQRIHIVVAAPMQERARLFMLDESAGRSALSEEDLIPQKGQREFWSQTEVACLDAEQLQRDFPAIANLDQYRNASGCLFVPVSTLGGSHCVMDFLKTDGSVFSPDSLVFFRVLAGVVTASVTAIINMESVRLETENLRRERDHFSILVDVTNTAIGTLEMNDMVEVVASEIRRFFGIRDFALLLREADDMFSFHCARLPLSEASPTAPAGTFPLSGSLFNRCNDIDEPLLVRQGDIAKLSRKDPASDFILGNGNQAAGLFPLYFGQYCLGAMLLAHSHPDVFTSESVSLLAQIASRVAIAVRNALDYTTVTVQKNHLAQENLYLSEQILHQSDPGVIIGQSPAILRVLQQVDMVAASDSTVLLLGETGTGKELFAQAIHNRSPRKSKRMVKMNCAAVPAGLLESELFGHEKGAFTGATAQRKGRFELAQGSTLMLDEVGDIPLELQPKLLRVLQSREIERLGGHKIIPVDVRLVAATNRNLQEMVLDGTFRDDLFYRLNVFPIAIPPLRERREDIPLLAKHFTQQMARQMKKNITNIPSAALRWLCEQPWPGNVRELANVIERAVILSSGPNLNICPLEVPAPVAAHFQRRHESSAQAAPAHPIRPAHTDTHHQPGETNSERDRIVAAILACNGVMAGSRGVAAMLGLKRTTLLSRMQRMGIDIKDVLETRG, from the coding sequence GTGGTTACTCCGCCCCCAATCCCCCCCGGGCGCACGCCTCCAGCCGGGTTCTTTACAGCCACCACCACTGAAATGGTAAAAAACACAGCCATTGTCTGGCAGGAAGCCCTGCTCGCCGCCAGCCGCATACTGCCACTGCAAAAAGACATTCCCAGCCTTTTGCGCATGCTGAAGCACTGCTGTGATTCACTCATGGCCTTCCAGCGCATCCACATCGTCGTTGCAGCCCCCATGCAGGAAAGAGCGCGGCTCTTTATGCTTGATGAAAGCGCTGGCCGCTCTGCCCTTTCAGAAGAAGACCTGATTCCCCAAAAGGGTCAGCGTGAATTCTGGAGCCAGACCGAAGTGGCCTGCCTTGATGCAGAGCAGTTGCAGCGCGATTTTCCCGCCATTGCAAATCTTGACCAGTACCGTAATGCCAGCGGCTGTCTTTTTGTACCCGTTTCCACGCTGGGTGGCTCCCACTGCGTCATGGATTTTCTCAAAACAGACGGCAGCGTTTTCAGCCCTGATTCGCTTGTTTTTTTCAGGGTGCTGGCCGGGGTGGTCACGGCTTCCGTAACAGCCATTATCAACATGGAAAGCGTGCGCCTGGAAACAGAAAACCTGCGCCGCGAGCGGGATCATTTCAGCATTCTTGTGGACGTGACCAACACTGCCATCGGCACACTTGAAATGAATGACATGGTGGAAGTGGTCGCCAGCGAGATTCGGCGATTTTTTGGCATACGCGACTTTGCCCTGCTGCTGCGCGAAGCCGACGACATGTTTTCCTTCCACTGCGCGCGGCTGCCGCTGTCCGAGGCATCCCCCACAGCGCCAGCAGGAACGTTTCCGCTGTCGGGAAGCCTGTTCAACCGCTGCAACGACATCGACGAACCGCTGCTGGTGCGGCAGGGCGACATTGCAAAACTTTCGCGCAAAGACCCGGCCTCGGATTTCATTCTTGGCAACGGCAACCAGGCTGCGGGGCTTTTTCCCCTGTATTTTGGGCAGTACTGCCTTGGGGCCATGTTGCTTGCGCACAGCCACCCCGATGTTTTTACCAGCGAATCTGTCAGCCTGCTGGCCCAGATAGCCTCGCGCGTGGCTATTGCCGTGCGCAACGCCCTCGACTACACCACGGTTACTGTCCAAAAAAATCATCTTGCCCAAGAAAACCTGTATCTTTCAGAGCAGATACTGCACCAGTCGGATCCTGGGGTCATCATTGGGCAAAGCCCTGCCATACTACGCGTGTTGCAACAAGTGGACATGGTGGCCGCCAGCGACAGCACCGTGCTGCTGCTGGGTGAAACCGGTACAGGCAAGGAACTTTTCGCCCAGGCTATCCACAACCGCAGCCCGCGCAAATCCAAACGCATGGTCAAGATGAACTGCGCCGCAGTTCCTGCCGGCCTTCTGGAAAGTGAGCTTTTCGGCCACGAAAAAGGCGCTTTTACTGGCGCGACCGCGCAACGCAAGGGCCGCTTTGAACTGGCCCAAGGCAGCACCCTGATGCTGGATGAAGTGGGGGATATTCCGCTGGAATTGCAGCCCAAATTGCTGCGCGTGCTGCAATCGCGCGAAATTGAACGCCTTGGTGGTCATAAAATCATACCCGTGGATGTGCGCCTGGTGGCGGCCACCAACAGAAACCTTCAGGAAATGGTGCTCGACGGCACCTTCAGGGACGACCTGTTCTATCGCCTTAATGTTTTTCCTATCGCCATTCCGCCGCTGCGCGAGCGTCGCGAGGACATTCCTCTGCTGGCCAAGCACTTTACCCAGCAGATGGCGCGGCAAATGAAAAAGAACATCACAAATATTCCCTCAGCTGCTCTGCGCTGGCTTTGCGAACAGCCGTGGCCCGGCAACGTGCGCGAACTGGCCAATGTTATCGAGCGCGCCGTGATTCTCTCCAGTGGCCCCAACCTGAATATCTGCCCGCTGGAAGTTCCCGCGCCTGTTGCAGCGCATTTTCAGCGCAGGCACGAGTCTTCTGCTCAGGCTGCGCCCGCGCATCCCATCCGCCCTGCCCATACGGATACCCACCACCAGCCCGGCGAGACCAACAGCGAGCGCGACCGGATTGTGGCCGCCATTCTGGCCTGTAACGGCGTCATGGCTGGTTCGCGAGGGGTGGCGGCCATGCTTGGCCTCAAACGCACAACCCTGCTCTCGCGCATGCAACGCATGGGTATTGATATCAAGGACGTGCTGGAAACGCGCGGGTAA
- the fdhD gene encoding formate dehydrogenase accessory sulfurtransferase FdhD, which yields MPHPRGGTILMKQPIVPSISVDRTITRIGASGRREVVDVLLREERYELVCNGSAVAEMHCMPSLLRELAVGRLRTLGLLHEISALQSLDVDEKNCVIEASVAACSAPAAGASGDVRLAPAQVHALQQAFNDRCDLFRSTGAAHSCALATPDSLLLFCEDIARHNALDKVIGAMLLQGLAPDGKILIFSGRLASDMLSKVVACGVKLLIAPGAPSLTSVNMAEACGITLLGFVRRDNINIYTCPQRIC from the coding sequence ATGCCACATCCGCGCGGGGGAACCATACTCATGAAGCAGCCCATTGTTCCTTCCATAAGCGTTGACCGCACCATCACCCGCATCGGGGCATCGGGCCGCCGCGAGGTTGTAGACGTGCTGCTGCGCGAAGAACGCTACGAACTTGTCTGCAATGGCTCTGCCGTGGCCGAGATGCACTGTATGCCAAGCTTGCTGCGCGAACTGGCCGTGGGGCGGCTGCGCACCCTTGGCCTTTTGCATGAAATTTCAGCCTTGCAGTCGCTTGATGTGGACGAAAAAAACTGCGTCATTGAGGCTTCGGTGGCGGCATGTTCTGCGCCTGCCGCCGGAGCCTCCGGCGATGTGCGCCTTGCCCCGGCGCAGGTGCATGCCCTGCAACAGGCTTTCAACGATCGCTGCGACCTTTTTCGCTCCACTGGCGCAGCCCATAGCTGCGCTCTGGCCACACCCGACAGCCTGCTGCTTTTCTGCGAAGACATCGCCCGCCACAATGCGCTGGACAAGGTCATAGGGGCCATGCTGCTGCAGGGCCTGGCCCCGGACGGCAAAATACTCATCTTCAGCGGTCGGCTCGCCTCGGACATGCTTTCAAAGGTCGTGGCCTGCGGGGTAAAGCTGCTCATCGCTCCGGGCGCACCCTCGCTCACATCCGTGAACATGGCCGAAGCCTGCGGCATTACCCTGCTGGGCTTTGTGCGCCGCGACAACATCAATATTTACACGTGCCCGCAAAGGATATGCTGA
- a CDS encoding formate hydrogenlyase maturation HycH family protein encodes MTEMVRFHALRRKFLDTQKDLPESDATKQVMYYSLAIGHHVGVIDCLVKVLECPKDGYETWVGLLPQGEARRKMSGLLTFGEIHIDANHAGMLGKAFAQAMPHMDEPYRGWSAALMEQLAAIQQEPALYLMVQLPRRME; translated from the coding sequence ATGACTGAAATGGTCCGTTTCCACGCGCTGCGGCGAAAGTTTCTGGATACCCAAAAGGATCTTCCCGAATCGGACGCCACAAAGCAGGTCATGTACTACTCCCTTGCCATCGGGCATCACGTGGGGGTTATCGACTGCCTCGTCAAGGTGCTGGAATGCCCCAAAGACGGCTATGAAACATGGGTGGGCCTGCTGCCGCAGGGCGAGGCCCGCCGCAAGATGTCGGGCCTGCTGACCTTTGGCGAAATACACATAGACGCGAACCATGCGGGCATGCTGGGCAAGGCTTTTGCCCAAGCCATGCCCCACATGGACGAGCCGTACAGGGGCTGGAGCGCCGCCCTTATGGAACAGCTGGCCGCCATCCAGCAGGAGCCAGCACTCTACCTCATGGTGCAGCTGCCCAGGAGGATGGAATGA